In Perognathus longimembris pacificus isolate PPM17 unplaced genomic scaffold, ASM2315922v1 HiC_scaffold_4625, whole genome shotgun sequence, the sequence CTGCGACGCATGGGCTACTCGGCGCCGGCGGCCAAGCGGGCCCTGCACCACGCGGGCGGCAACCTGGACGAGGCCCTGAAGGTAgcgccgcccccctccctccccgccccccgcggccggATCCCCACGGCGCCGCCCCCGGACTCGCTGagatgcgggggagggggggcgggggggaggggagggagggcacctcGCGCCCCCGAGGGGCGGGCCTCCCGACCGCAGCCCGGGgaggggccctgccctgccccggcccccctcGCCCTCTGCCCTCACCCCGTGGAGCCGGGGCGGTGCGCGAGGGTCCCCGCGTGTCCAGTTCCTCCTCAGCAATCCCCACCTGTGGTGGCTGCACGGCTCCGACCCCGACGCCGGCAGCCTGCAGGGAAGCCCCGCCCAGGAGAGCGTCGACcaggtgcgtgcgtgcgtgcgcgggCCGGGggggagtgggcggggcctccacGGGGCAGCGGTGTGGGCGGCTGcgtgcgcggggcgggcggggcagtgggcggggcctccacGGGGCGGCGGCGTGCGCGGGGCGGGGCATGGAcagtgggcggggcctccacGGGGCGGCGGTGTGGGCGGCGGCGTGCGCGGGGCGGGGCATGGAcagtgggcggggcctccacGGGGCAGCTGTGTGGGCGGCTGcgtgcgcggggcgggcggggcagtgggcggggcctccacGGGGCGGCGGCTGTGCGCGGGGCGGGGCATGGAcagtgggcggggcctccacGGGGCGGCGGTGTGGGCGGCGGCGTGCGCGGGGCGGGGCATGggcagtgggcggggcctccacGGGGCGGTGGCGTGCGCGGGGCGGGGCATGGAcagtgggcggggcctccacGGGGCGGCGgtgtgggcgggggcggggcatggacagtgggcggggcctccacGGGGGCGGCGGCGTGCGCGGGGCGGGGCATGGAcagtgggcggggcctccacGGGGCGGCGgcgtgcgcggggcggggcctggcgtgcGCGGGGCGGGCCCCCGCTCGGGCCGCCCGCGAACGCGCGTCCccggtgcgtgtgtgtgtccccgCAGCTGGTGTACATGGGCTTCGACGCGGCCGTGGCGGAGGCCGCGCTGCGCGTGTTCGGGGGCAACGTGCAGCTGGCGGCGCAGACCCTGGCGCACCACGGCGGGGCCCTGCCGCCCGACCTGCAGCTGTCGGAGGACGACTCCTCGTCCACGCCGTCCACGTCCCCCTCCGACTCTGCGGGTAGGCGGCGTCCCCGGGCGCCCTGGGGACACACGGGGCCCGGCCGGGACGGGGCGACCGACCGCAGCCCCCTCCCTGCCGCCCCCCGCAGGAACCTCCAGCGCCTCCACGGACGAGGACATGGAGCTGGAGGCCGTGAACGAGATCCTGGAGGACATCCCCGAGCACGAGGAGGACTACCTGGACTCCACGCTGGAGGACGAGGAGATCATCATCGCCGAGTACCTCTCCTACGTGGAGAACATCAAGTCCGCCCCGAAGGAGACCTAGACGACGGGCGCCCGTGCTGCATTTCTGCTTATAAATCCCACCTTGGTGAAAATCCTCACGCGGCCGTCCTTTTGTTCCCCTTGCTGTGGATGGATGgtgttcgggggtggggggggcacggggACCCCGCAGGGGTGGAGACGCGGTGGACGGGGCGGGCGCTTGCTCTGGCCGCCTGCTGTCCTCGGGGCTCCCCACGCAGCCTCCCTGCCTCTCGCTTCCAGAGCACGGGAGAGGGGGTGCCCCTGGAGTTCCCGTGCCGCTCTCGTCAGAGGGCGTGGAGGGCCCCCCTCCCTGTGCCCGCGCCCCCTGCCAGCTTGGCCGTGCCGGCCAGCGCCACCCTTGCAGCTAGCACGCCACGCCGACCTGCGGAGGACGGACGGGGCCCCGTGGCCGGTGCTCTCGCCTCGAAACCGGCGGTTCAGTAAAGCGTGTGCTTAAGATTCAAGGTGGAGCCCAGACGTTGTGTGTGTCCGTCCTTGTTCAGAGGGaaaggcttttcttctttttttgttggtcatggggcttgaactctggtcctgggcgctgtccctgagctccaggcCGGCGCTCTGCCGCttgaccacagcgccacttccccaAGTGAAATCTTTTATCAAATAAATACTAACCGTAGCACCTTAATGCACACGCTGAGACGGCGGTCACAAGCTCACGGCTGAGATGGGCTTCCTGCACCGTCTCGTGGGGATTCGTCACAGCCGAATGGCAGACGGTCCCTGTGGGCGTGCGGCCAGCCCCGTGTGCGGCCTGGAGGCGCCTGGAGTGGCCTCCACGGCACGGGTGGACGGCACTCGGGAGGCTAAGTGGACGTGAACTCCTGTCGTTCTCCTACAGCGGAAATAAAAGGCGGGAAAGCCGTTGGGAACTCGGCCTAACCGCAGGAAGTCGCTGAGATGCTGTGGAGTGATGGAGGGACTTCtgctgtcagtactggggcttgaactcaggaccggccTGCTCCCCTCAggagtttttgcttaaggctgacactctcccacttgggccacagctgcaCTGTGGCTTTGGTGGGGAGTTGGAGTAAGTGCCTCACTTTGCTGGCTTagggctcagcctcccgagcagctggggCGACAGGCGTGCgcccctggggctggggtagCTGGCTTGCCTGGCGTGCACGCCACCCCGGGTGGCGGCTTTGGAAAGGGCACGGGTGCGAGGCAGGGCAGAGCGAGTCTCCGTGGGGCGGGCCCCGTGGCGGGCAGCCTGGGCCTCAGGGCGGGAGGGCACCGGGCTTGGGGCTGACCCGGGCCTCCTGCCTGGCGGCTGGCGGTTAGGGGCCGGGCAGCACCGTGTGCCCGCCCGCTGGGGCCCAGGAGGCGCTCCGAGAGCCAGGAGAAGAACATTCCAGGTCCGGGGCAGGTGAGGGGTGGCAGGGTGGTGTGTGGTGGCGATGAGGGTGGGGGGCGGCTGTGACCCCGGGCCCCGCCGTCGCCCGTCGCCAGGGGCAGGCCGCGAGGCTGCGAGGGTCACTCGGGCAGCGCCCTGGGCCGGGCCCACTCTGCTCTCCAGCTTCCCGCCCTCCCCAGccggcccagccccgccccaggcACCCGCACACCCTCGTCTCCTCAGTCTCTCAGGCTTTCTtgccgggctggccttgaacctggatcctcagatcccagcctcctgagtggcttggacgacaggtgtgagcctctgacaCCCAGCTTTCCGGTTATTTCTTAAATGTGAGGCGACAGCCTCGCCTGGCCTTCCTGGCGGTCACAGGGGACCTGGCACCCACCACACCGGGGCTGTGGGAGCCAGAAGGGACCGGTCCCCCTCATGGTCCAGCATCGAGCCAGCATCTCGGGGTGGCCCGTATGGAATGGAGGCTTCCTGACGGGCTGGCGTCCTGGCCGGGCAGGCGGCAGGGCTGAGTTCACCGCGGCTGCGCGAGTGTCAGGTGCTGGCGGGCAGCGCCAGGCAGTGTCATGGCCTCCGGGAGAGGGGAGGGCGTGGGGGCGGGCAGCTCTGCGTGCCGCCCTCCTgcaccctccctccccggcccaTGGGGAGCCACTGGACTCTCCCATCCCACCTCAGGGTGTTAGGTTCCACTTCGCGGGCCTGCCGCCCACCGTGGGCCGATGGGCAAGCGAGCGCGTGTGggtgggcctgggcttgaactcggggcctggcgctGTTCCTGGGCGCGTTGGCCGAAGGCCGCGCTCTACCGCGTGACTCaaatggctgagtgctagccttgaatacaaaaaggcagtgagtgcccaggccctgagatcaagacccacgactggcaccaaaacaaggaaagaaaaaagggtgccacggacttttctgtccaggctggctttgaactgggatcctcaggtctcagccccgagtggctgggatgacaggcgtgagccaccgggaaCTGGTAGCATCCAACATggggcctgcccttcctttcttgCAAAAATAGCCCCTGCTCCTTGCTAGAACGACAGGGTGGCGTCTGGGATCGCTGCGGGCCGTCGCTGCCGGGGTCTTAGAGGGCGGGTGGTGGAGCGGAGCTGTCCCTTGATCTGCCCTCCGCTCTTCTTCCCACCCGGCTAAACCGTGCCGGAGGGCTGGCGCTGCAGCAGCTGCGTGCGCTGCGAGGCTCCGTGGGGCCCAAGGCGCTGATGCGGGCAGAGCACTGAGGAGTCGGGCCTGCTGGCTTGGTGGCTTTGTCCACCCCAGGCTTGACTGACAGCCTCTTAGTCTTTCCCCTGGGAGGGGATATGccatccactcttttttttttttttttttttttttttggccagtcctggttcttggactcagcactgagcactgtccctggcttcttcccactcaaggctagcactctgccacttgagccacagcgctg encodes:
- the LOC125344914 gene encoding NEDD8 ultimate buster 1-like, yielding AFLCVPCGAVAGASSGDLAGQKEGTRAVCSQLGHLEARAAPWQGRGGLCPSSILGVTSGRQRPRVRGTPRGRPLTGWGGCPPKELAQIRKEEKEKKRRRLESIDSLRRMGYSAPAAKRALHHAGGNLDEALKFLLSNPHLWWLHGSDPDAGSLQGSPAQESVDQLVYMGFDAAVAEAALRVFGGNVQLAAQTLAHHGGALPPDLQLSEDDSSSTPSTSPSDSAGTSSASTDEDMELEAVNEILEDIPEHEEDYLDSTLEDEEIIIAEYLSYVENIKSAPKET